A single window of Doryrhamphus excisus isolate RoL2022-K1 chromosome 5, RoL_Dexc_1.0, whole genome shotgun sequence DNA harbors:
- the chst7 gene encoding carbohydrate sulfotransferase 7: MKRRLQKKYLILILAYSGLLLLIPYVFDFGDKSLHGAKLLQQQSRCSDLKNAVAVLWERGDKVDGANATEEPGKNSSRPRTHIYLHATWRTGSSFLGELFNQHPDVFYLYEPMWHIWQALYPGDAGSLQGAVRDMMSALFRCDFSVLKLYAGTQNITTAFIFGWKMNKVVCSEPLCDAHKRHHVGLVQEDRCAKCPKRDIRDLERECKKYPVVVIKGVRVLDLNTLVPLMKDPAIKLHIVQLFRDPRAVHNSRLKSKQALVKESIQVLRSKKQNDKYKRLLVPNNRLNRAESYVSSAMELICDNWLSDMMLVSNAPPWVRRSYHRIRYEDLVLHPAQELQKLYRFSNLSSSPALESFALNMTHGRGYSSDKPFLISSRDAKEAIYAWRERLSVEQINQVEAYCSEVMRQLGYPRHGVDKTT; encoded by the coding sequence ATGAAGAGGAGGCTGCAAAAGAAATACTTGATTCTGATCCTCGCCTACTCGGGTTTGCTTCTGCTCATCCCGTATGTGTTCGACTTCGGGGACAAGTCGCTGCATGGCGCTAAGCTGCTGCAGCAGCAGTCCCGCTGCTCGGACCTGAAGAACGCTGTGGCCGTGCTGTGGGAGCGCGGCGACAAGGTGGACGGCGCCAACGCCACAGAGGAGCCGGGTAAAAACAGCAGCCGGCCCCGCACTCACATCTACTTGCACGCCACCTGGAGGACCGGCTCGTCGTTCCTGGGGGAGCTCTTTAACCAGCATCCAGATGTCTTCTACCTGTACGAGCCCATGTGGCACATCTGGCAGGCTTTGTACCCGGGTGATGCGGGCAGCCTGCAGGGCGCCGTGCGTGACATGATGAGCGCCTTGTTCCGCTGTGACTTCTCCGTGCTCAAGCTGTACGCCGGCACGCAGAACATCACCACAGCCTTCATCTTCGGATGGAAGATGAACAAGGTGGTGTGCTCCGAGCCGCTGTGCGACGCTCACAAGAGGCACCATGTCGGTCTGGTCCAGGAGGACCGCTGCGCCAAGTGCCCAAAGCGGGACATCAGGGATCTGGAGCGGGAGTGCAAGAAGTACCCTGTGGTGGTCATTAAAGGGGTGCGTGTTTTGGACCTCAACACCTTGGTGCCCCTGATGAAGGACCCAGCCATAAAGCTCCACATCGTGCAGCTCTTCCGGGACCCCAGGGCGGTGCACAACTCCCGCCTGAAGTCCAAACAGGCTCTAGTGAAGGAGAGCATCCAGGTGCTGAGGAGCAAGAAGCAGAACGACAAGTATAAACGTCTCCTGGTGCCCAACAATCGGCTGAACCGGGCCGAGAGCTACGTGTCCAGCGCCATGGAGCTCATCTGCGACAACTGGCTCAGCGACATGATGCTGGTGTCCAACGCGCCGCCCTGGGTACGGAGAAGCTACCACCGCATCCGCTATGAGGACCTGGTGCTGCACCCTGCCCAGGAGCTCCAGAAGCTCTACCGCTTCTCCAACCTCTCCTCGTCGCCTGCGCTGGAAAGCTTCGCCCTCAACATGACCCATGGCCGAGGCTACTCCTCGGACAAGCCGTTCCTCATCTCGTCCCGGGACGCCAAGGAAGCGATCTACGCCTGGAGGGAGCGTCTCAGCGTGGAGCAGATCAACCAGGTGGAGGCCTACTGCAGCGAGGTCATGAGGCAGCTGGGCTACCCGAGGCACGGCGTAGACAAAACCACATGA